One window of the Roseovarius sp. THAF9 genome contains the following:
- a CDS encoding amidase produces MQDYRAHDMTSLAGLVAKSEVTPDDLLDTALARMHAVNPALNAVVHDYSDTARRMIADGLPKGPLTGVPFLLKDMGAESTRHPASLGSRLLANTSYKMNSTIYDRLEASGLVTFGRTAAPEGGVGAATEAAVYGGPTRNPWDLSRTPGGSSGGSGAAVAAGIVPGAHGSDGGGSIRIPASNCGLVGLKPTRAMVPDGPYAGEGWAGMAIEGFLTRSVRDTALLLDIVCGPDLGAPYVAPPMPCTFMESLDRPNTPLRIALCDTTLTSEPIHPECQVAVQDAAALLHDMGHHVTPARPTADTTGMMHAWTKIVACGTSSWVRRALAKQGRELRQGDLEGVARGAVDYAKTVSGTDYLDAVETVHAYGRQMAAFFEDHDILLTPTMAEPPAEIGRFAHDTEDYVAYRMGEDGIFAYSPYTAAFNATGQPAVSLPLCRGADGLPIGIHLAARFGADTALMSLCADLERARPWFDQIPALTGIDD; encoded by the coding sequence ATGCAAGATTACCGCGCCCACGACATGACCTCCCTCGCCGGCCTCGTCGCCAAGAGCGAGGTCACGCCAGACGACCTCCTCGACACCGCGCTAGCCCGGATGCACGCCGTGAACCCCGCGCTCAACGCCGTGGTGCACGACTATTCCGACACCGCCCGCCGCATGATCGCCGACGGCCTGCCCAAGGGACCGCTCACAGGCGTGCCCTTTCTGCTCAAGGACATGGGCGCGGAATCCACCCGGCATCCCGCCTCGCTCGGCTCGCGCCTCTTGGCCAATACCAGCTACAAGATGAATTCCACCATCTACGACCGGCTGGAGGCGTCGGGCCTCGTCACTTTCGGTCGCACCGCCGCGCCCGAAGGCGGCGTGGGGGCTGCAACCGAGGCCGCGGTCTACGGCGGCCCCACCCGCAACCCCTGGGATCTTAGCCGCACCCCCGGCGGCTCGTCAGGCGGCTCCGGCGCGGCGGTGGCCGCCGGCATCGTCCCGGGCGCGCATGGCAGCGACGGCGGTGGCTCGATCCGCATCCCGGCCTCGAACTGCGGCCTCGTCGGGCTTAAGCCCACCCGCGCCATGGTCCCCGACGGGCCCTATGCCGGCGAAGGCTGGGCCGGCATGGCGATCGAGGGCTTTCTCACCCGCTCGGTCCGCGACACCGCGCTCCTCCTGGATATCGTGTGCGGCCCCGACCTCGGCGCGCCCTACGTGGCGCCCCCCATGCCTTGCACCTTCATGGAGTCGCTCGACCGCCCCAACACGCCCCTGCGTATTGCCCTTTGCGACACCACCCTCACCAGCGAGCCCATCCACCCCGAATGCCAGGTCGCCGTGCAGGACGCCGCCGCGCTATTGCACGACATGGGCCACCACGTGACCCCGGCCCGCCCGACCGCCGACACGACCGGCATGATGCACGCCTGGACCAAGATCGTCGCCTGTGGCACCTCATCCTGGGTGCGCCGCGCGCTGGCCAAACAGGGCCGCGAGCTGCGCCAGGGCGACCTCGAAGGGGTCGCCCGCGGGGCGGTGGACTACGCCAAGACCGTCAGCGGCACCGATTACCTCGACGCCGTGGAAACCGTCCACGCCTATGGCCGCCAGATGGCCGCCTTTTTCGAAGACCACGATATCCTGCTGACCCCAACCATGGCCGAGCCACCGGCCGAGATCGGCCGCTTCGCCCACGACACCGAGGATTACGTGGCCTACCGCATGGGCGAGGATGGCATCTTCGCCTATTCGCCCTATACCGCCGCCTTCAACGCCACCGGCCAGCCCGCCGTTTCCCTGCCGCTCTGCCGGGGCGCCGACGGCCTGCCCATCGGCATCCACCTCGCCGCCCGGTTCGGGGCCGACACCGCCCTCATGTCCCTCTGCGCTGATCTGGAACGAGCCCGCCCATGGTTTGATCAAATTCCCGCCCTGACCGGAATAGACGACTGA
- a CDS encoding metallopeptidase family protein: protein MPAPDTSLDWMEDVARRTVAGFPQAFAEAARAVAIHVADWPDPEMLDSLDMTDPTELTGLYDGIPMTEKSVFDQPTGPDIVWLFREPILAEWRDRGDVDLADLVAHVTVHEFAHHFGWSDDDIASIDRWWE from the coding sequence ATGCCCGCGCCCGACACCTCGCTCGACTGGATGGAAGACGTGGCCCGCCGCACCGTGGCGGGCTTTCCACAGGCATTCGCCGAGGCCGCGCGGGCCGTGGCGATCCACGTCGCCGACTGGCCGGACCCCGAGATGCTCGACAGCCTCGACATGACAGACCCGACCGAGCTGACGGGGCTCTATGACGGCATCCCGATGACGGAAAAGTCGGTCTTCGATCAACCCACCGGCCCCGACATCGTCTGGCTGTTCCGCGAACCGATCCTGGCCGAGTGGCGCGACCGTGGCGACGTGGACCTCGCCGATCTCGTCGCCCACGTCACTGTCCACGAATTCGCCCACCATTTCGGCTGGTCCGACGACGACATCGCCAGCATCGACCGCTGGTGGGAATAG
- a CDS encoding MBL fold metallo-hydrolase translates to MSTRLSRRNFIASATALSAAPALPAWAAAPMLGAATPPFRRFKLGSFEVTTLLAGEATRPDPHTIFGLNVEEDEFNAVSEAAMIPTDQAQFFFTPTVVNTGSELVLFDTGLNAEGITEALDAAGYTADMIDTVVITHMHGDHIGGLMNGDTPTFANASYVTGSAEFDHWAAAGNDTFEAKVRPLAEQFSMIGDGDAGFSGHTAMAAFGHTPGHMVHLIESEGESLMIAADFANHYVWSLAHPDWEVKFDMDKSAAGQTRKTLLDMLATEKMPFIGYHMPWPATGFVEKSDSGYAYVPSSYQLRL, encoded by the coding sequence ATGTCCACCCGCCTTTCCCGCCGCAACTTCATCGCTTCGGCCACCGCCCTCTCTGCCGCGCCCGCCCTGCCCGCCTGGGCCGCTGCGCCTATGCTGGGCGCCGCCACGCCGCCCTTCCGTCGCTTCAAGCTGGGCAGCTTTGAGGTCACGACCCTTCTGGCGGGCGAGGCCACGCGCCCCGATCCGCACACGATCTTCGGCCTGAATGTCGAGGAAGACGAGTTCAACGCCGTCTCCGAGGCCGCGATGATCCCGACCGATCAGGCACAGTTCTTCTTCACCCCCACCGTGGTGAACACCGGCTCGGAACTCGTGCTTTTCGACACGGGCCTGAATGCCGAAGGCATCACCGAGGCGCTCGATGCCGCAGGCTACACCGCCGACATGATCGACACGGTCGTCATCACCCATATGCACGGCGACCATATCGGCGGGCTAATGAACGGCGACACGCCCACCTTCGCCAACGCCTCCTACGTCACCGGATCCGCCGAGTTCGACCATTGGGCCGCCGCCGGCAACGACACTTTCGAGGCAAAAGTCCGCCCGCTGGCCGAGCAATTCTCCATGATCGGCGACGGCGATGCGGGCTTTTCCGGCCACACCGCCATGGCCGCCTTCGGCCACACGCCCGGCCACATGGTCCACCTGATCGAAAGCGAGGGCGAAAGCCTGATGATCGCCGCCGATTTCGCCAACCATTACGTCTGGTCGCTGGCACATCCCGACTGGGAGGTGAAGTTCGACATGGACAAATCCGCCGCCGGCCAGACCCGCAAGACGCTCCTCGACATGCTGGCCACCGAGAAGATGCCCTTCATCGGCTACCACATGCCCTGGCCCGCCACCGGCTTCGTCGAGAAATCGGACAGCGGTTATGCCTACGTGCCCAGCTCTTATCAACTGCGCCTCTGA
- the gltX gene encoding glutamate--tRNA ligase, giving the protein MTTTRFAPSPTGYIHIGNLRTALMNFLIARKNGGTFILRIDDTDPERSKQEYVDAIKQDLEWLGLTWDRVERQSERLDRYAEAADKLRGMGRFYEAFETPTELDLKRKKQLNMGKPPVYDRAALELSEEQKDALRAERGDGVWRFKLDHERIEWDDGILGDISIDAASVSDPVLIRGDGQVLYTLASVVDDTEMGVTHVVRGSDHVTNTATQIQIIEALGGSVPQFAHHSLLTGPQGESLSKRLGTLSLRDLRAQGVEPMALLSLMARLGSADPVELRTDMAELIEGFDISRFGSAPTKFDADDLFPLTARVLQGRDFADVKAHIVALGVPEDQAERFWSVTRENITTLHDLEGWWIMFRDGAEPVIDDEDREFVAEALALMPEGPHDGETWGQWTAAVKEKTGRKGKGLFMPLRKALTGQNHGPDMSQVLPLLQVIKAKG; this is encoded by the coding sequence ATGACAACCACCCGTTTCGCGCCATCCCCCACCGGGTACATCCATATCGGCAACCTGCGCACCGCGCTGATGAACTTCCTTATTGCCCGCAAGAACGGCGGGACGTTCATCCTGCGCATCGACGACACCGACCCGGAGCGGTCGAAGCAGGAATACGTGGACGCAATCAAGCAAGACCTGGAATGGCTGGGCCTGACCTGGGACCGGGTCGAGCGGCAGTCGGAGCGGCTGGACCGCTATGCCGAGGCCGCCGACAAGCTGCGCGGGATGGGACGGTTCTACGAGGCGTTCGAGACGCCGACCGAGCTGGACCTGAAGCGGAAGAAACAGCTGAATATGGGCAAGCCGCCGGTTTATGACCGGGCGGCGCTGGAGCTTTCCGAAGAGCAGAAGGACGCGCTGCGCGCCGAGCGGGGCGACGGGGTCTGGCGGTTCAAGCTGGATCACGAACGGATCGAGTGGGACGACGGTATCCTGGGGGATATCTCTATCGACGCGGCCAGCGTGAGCGACCCGGTGCTGATCCGGGGCGACGGGCAGGTGCTGTATACGCTGGCCTCGGTCGTAGACGACACCGAGATGGGCGTGACCCATGTGGTGCGCGGGTCAGATCACGTGACGAATACCGCGACGCAGATCCAGATCATCGAGGCGCTGGGCGGCAGCGTGCCGCAATTCGCGCATCATTCGCTGCTGACTGGGCCGCAGGGGGAATCGCTGTCGAAACGGCTTGGTACGCTTTCCTTGCGCGATCTGCGGGCGCAAGGCGTGGAGCCGATGGCGCTGTTGTCGCTGATGGCGCGGCTGGGCTCGGCCGATCCGGTGGAATTGCGGACGGACATGGCGGAGCTGATCGAGGGGTTCGACATCTCGCGCTTCGGCTCGGCGCCGACGAAATTCGATGCGGATGATTTGTTCCCACTGACGGCACGGGTGTTGCAGGGGCGCGATTTTGCGGACGTGAAGGCGCATATCGTGGCGCTTGGCGTGCCCGAGGATCAGGCCGAGCGGTTCTGGAGCGTGACGCGCGAGAACATCACCACGCTTCATGACCTGGAAGGCTGGTGGATCATGTTCCGCGACGGGGCCGAGCCGGTGATCGACGACGAGGACCGCGAATTCGTGGCCGAGGCGCTGGCGCTAATGCCCGAGGGGCCGCATGACGGCGAGACCTGGGGCCAGTGGACGGCCGCGGTCAAGGAAAAGACCGGCCGCAAGGGCAAGGGGCTGTTCATGCCGCTGCGCAAGGCGCTGACCGGGCAGAACCACGGGCCGGACATGAGCCAGGTTCTGCCGCTGTTGCAGGTTATCAAGGCGAAGGGCTGA
- a CDS encoding gamma-glutamylcyclotransferase family protein, with protein sequence MQPGFFFGYGSLVNRGTHAYEDAHPAQLSGWRRAWRKTTLREVAYLTAVPDTTAQIDGLVAGVPGAEWAALDARERAYRRVPARHQVRTHLPEDADLVVFAIEDGQHQNPDAVSPVLLSYIDVVVQGYLHVFGEDGVQRFFDTTDGWDAPILDDRRRPLYPRHQKLQRKETALVNDMLDRVGAKVQPVSTFSPLRD encoded by the coding sequence GTGCAACCCGGATTTTTCTTCGGCTATGGCAGCCTTGTGAATCGCGGCACCCATGCTTACGAAGATGCTCACCCCGCGCAGCTTTCGGGCTGGCGGCGGGCCTGGCGCAAGACGACCCTGCGCGAGGTGGCGTATCTCACGGCCGTGCCCGACACCACTGCCCAGATCGACGGCCTCGTCGCCGGCGTGCCCGGTGCGGAATGGGCCGCGCTCGACGCGCGCGAGCGGGCCTACAGGCGCGTGCCCGCCCGTCACCAGGTCCGCACCCACCTGCCGGAGGACGCCGACCTCGTGGTCTTTGCCATCGAGGACGGCCAGCACCAGAACCCCGACGCGGTCAGCCCCGTGCTGCTCAGCTATATCGACGTGGTGGTGCAGGGCTACCTGCATGTCTTCGGCGAGGATGGCGTGCAGCGTTTCTTCGATACGACCGACGGCTGGGACGCCCCCATCCTCGACGACCGCCGCCGCCCGCTCTACCCGCGCCACCAAAAGCTACAGCGCAAGGAGACGGCGCTGGTGAACGACATGCTGGATCGGGTCGGCGCCAAGGTGCAGCCGGTGTCGACCTTCAGCCCTCTCAGGGACTAA
- the gcvT gene encoding glycine cleavage system aminomethyltransferase GcvT: MDDLRETPLTGLHKALGAKMTEFAGYDMPLQYGLGVMGEHLHTREKAGLFDVSHMGQVLIRHEAGYGGAAQAMERLVPVSLLGLGEKRQRYGFFTNDAGGIRDDLMLTNRGDHLLVVVNAACKADDIAWMREGLPECEVVEVTDRALIALQGPKAVDALAPIAGGCEIMKFLDTGIFTSDYGELWISRSGYTGEDGYEISVPEAQAEPLARALLLHEAVEPVGLGARDSLRLEAGLCLYGQDIDEHTTPVEAGLSWAIQKVRRRGGEREGGFPGADVILDQLENGMARCRVGLRPEGRAPMRAGTQIFGSETGGEAVGHVTSGAYGPSIEAPMSMGYVAASHASAGTTLYGAVRGKRLPVRVAKLPFTPSNFKR, encoded by the coding sequence TTGGACGATCTGCGCGAAACGCCGCTGACGGGCCTGCACAAGGCGCTGGGCGCGAAGATGACCGAGTTCGCGGGCTATGACATGCCGCTGCAATATGGCTTGGGCGTCATGGGCGAGCACTTGCATACGCGGGAAAAGGCGGGGCTCTTCGACGTCAGCCACATGGGGCAGGTCCTGATCCGGCACGAGGCGGGCTATGGCGGCGCGGCGCAGGCGATGGAGCGCTTGGTGCCGGTCAGCCTGTTGGGGCTGGGCGAAAAGCGGCAGCGTTATGGGTTTTTTACTAACGATGCGGGCGGGATCCGCGATGATTTGATGCTGACCAACCGGGGCGATCACCTGTTGGTCGTTGTGAACGCGGCCTGCAAGGCCGACGACATCGCCTGGATGCGCGAGGGGCTGCCCGAGTGCGAGGTCGTCGAGGTCACGGACCGCGCGCTGATCGCGTTGCAAGGGCCGAAGGCGGTCGATGCGCTGGCCCCGATTGCGGGCGGATGCGAGATCATGAAGTTCCTGGATACTGGAATTTTCACCTCCGATTATGGCGAGCTGTGGATCTCGCGCTCGGGCTATACCGGCGAGGATGGTTACGAAATTTCGGTGCCCGAAGCGCAGGCTGAACCGCTGGCGCGGGCGCTGTTGTTGCACGAGGCGGTGGAGCCCGTGGGCCTGGGCGCGCGCGACAGTTTGCGTCTGGAGGCGGGGTTGTGCCTTTACGGACAGGATATCGACGAACACACCACGCCGGTGGAGGCGGGGCTGAGCTGGGCCATCCAGAAAGTACGCCGCCGGGGTGGGGAGCGCGAAGGCGGCTTCCCCGGCGCCGACGTCATCCTGGACCAATTGGAGAACGGCATGGCGCGCTGCCGCGTGGGCCTGCGCCCCGAGGGCCGTGCACCGATGCGCGCAGGGACGCAAATTTTCGGTAGCGAGACGGGCGGCGAGGCCGTGGGGCACGTCACCTCGGGCGCCTATGGGCCCAGCATCGAGGCGCCGATGTCGATGGGATATGTCGCGGCGAGCCACGCCTCGGCCGGAACGACGCTTTATGGCGCGGTACGCGGCAAGCGCCTGCCCGTCCGGGTGGCGAAGTTGCCGTTCACGCCGTCAAATTTCAAACGCTGA
- the gcvH gene encoding glycine cleavage system protein GcvH — MKYTEEHEWLDQDGDIVTVGITSHAAEQLGDIVFVELPEVGAEVTKDDEIVVIESVKAASDILAPLDGEIVEVNEVLADTPSKVNEDPEGDGWFFKIKPSDTSPMDDYMDEAAYKDFID, encoded by the coding sequence ATGAAATACACCGAAGAACACGAGTGGCTGGACCAGGACGGGGACATCGTCACGGTCGGCATCACCAGCCACGCCGCCGAGCAACTGGGCGATATCGTTTTCGTGGAACTGCCCGAGGTGGGTGCAGAGGTCACCAAGGACGACGAAATCGTGGTGATCGAGAGCGTCAAGGCGGCCTCGGACATCCTGGCGCCGCTGGATGGCGAGATCGTGGAAGTAAACGAGGTGCTGGCCGACACGCCCAGCAAGGTCAACGAGGATCCCGAGGGCGATGGCTGGTTCTTCAAGATCAAGCCGTCGGATACCTCGCCGATGGACGATTACATGGATGAAGCCGCCTACAAGGATTTCATCGACTGA
- the gcvP gene encoding aminomethyl-transferring glycine dehydrogenase, giving the protein MPFEPTDYLPYDFANRRHIGPSPEEMAEMYAALGVKDLDQLIEETVPKSIRQAEKLDFGKPKSERELMHEMRMVAGQNKVLVSLIGQGYHGTVTPPAIQRNILENPAWYTAYTPYQPEISQGRLEALLNFQTMICDLTGLEVANASLLDEATACAEGMTMAQRVAKSKAKAFFVDRDCHPQNIAVVQTRAAPLGIEVIVGDPEKMEADKVFGALFQYPGTYGHVRDFTPQIEALHAENAIGIVSADPLALTLLKEPGAMGADIAVGSVQRFGVPMGYGGPHAAYMACRDAYKRAMPGRIVGVSVDAHGNRAYRLSLQTREQHIRREKATSNVCTAQALLAVMASMYAVFHGPKGLQAIAQRIHRKTVRLAKGLEAAGFKVDPQVYFDTITVDVGPLQAAVMKSAVDEGINLRRVGEHRVGITLDEATRPKNIEAVWRAFGIEKADEDFKPEYRVPEKMHRKSKYLEHPIFHMNRAETEMMRYMRRLADRDLALDRAMIPLGSCTMKLNAAAEMMPISMREFARLHPFCPKDQAEGYRVMIDDLSARLCEITGYDAMSMQPNSGAQGEYAGLLTIAAYHAASGEGHRNVCLIPMSAHGTNPASAQMVGWKVVPVKSAANGDIDLEDFRAKAEANAENLAGCMITYPSTHGVFEETVLEVCKITHDHGGQVYIDGANLNAMVGLSRPGDLGGDVSHLNLHKTFCIPHGGGGPGMGPIGVKAHLAPHLPGDPRGQEDGPGPVSAAPYGSASILPISWAYTLLMGGDGLTQATRVAILNANYIAKRLEGAYDVLYRGRNDRVAHECILDTRPFAESAGVTVDDIAKRLMDCGFHAPTMSWPVAGTLMIEPTESETKAELDRFCDAMLAIREEIRAIEDGTMDRENNPLKHAPHTMEDLVREWDRPYDREQACFPPGAFRVDKYWPPVNRVDNVFGDRNLVCTCPPMDEYAEAAE; this is encoded by the coding sequence ATGCCGTTCGAGCCCACCGATTACCTGCCTTATGATTTCGCCAACCGGCGCCATATCGGGCCGTCGCCCGAGGAGATGGCCGAGATGTATGCCGCGTTGGGGGTCAAGGATCTCGATCAGCTGATCGAAGAGACGGTGCCGAAGTCGATCCGGCAGGCGGAGAAACTGGATTTCGGCAAGCCGAAGTCAGAGCGCGAACTGATGCACGAGATGCGCATGGTGGCGGGGCAGAACAAGGTGTTGGTCAGCCTTATCGGCCAAGGCTATCACGGCACCGTCACGCCGCCGGCGATCCAGCGCAATATTCTGGAGAATCCGGCGTGGTATACCGCCTATACGCCCTATCAGCCCGAGATCAGCCAGGGGCGGCTGGAGGCGCTGTTGAACTTCCAGACGATGATCTGCGATCTGACGGGGCTGGAGGTGGCCAATGCCTCGCTCTTGGACGAGGCGACGGCTTGTGCCGAGGGGATGACCATGGCGCAGAGGGTGGCCAAATCGAAGGCCAAGGCGTTCTTCGTCGATCGCGACTGTCATCCGCAGAACATCGCGGTGGTGCAGACGCGGGCCGCGCCGCTGGGGATCGAGGTGATCGTGGGCGACCCGGAGAAGATGGAGGCGGACAAGGTCTTTGGCGCGCTCTTTCAGTACCCCGGGACCTATGGCCATGTGCGGGATTTCACGCCGCAAATCGAGGCGCTGCACGCCGAGAACGCGATCGGGATCGTGTCGGCGGACCCGCTGGCGCTGACCCTGCTGAAGGAACCCGGCGCGATGGGCGCGGATATCGCCGTGGGCTCGGTGCAACGGTTCGGCGTGCCGATGGGCTATGGCGGGCCGCATGCGGCCTACATGGCGTGCCGGGATGCCTACAAACGGGCGATGCCGGGCCGGATCGTGGGGGTGTCGGTGGATGCGCATGGCAACCGGGCCTACCGCCTGTCCTTGCAGACGCGCGAGCAGCATATCCGGCGCGAGAAGGCCACGTCGAACGTGTGCACCGCTCAGGCGCTCTTGGCCGTCATGGCGTCGATGTATGCCGTCTTTCACGGGCCGAAGGGCTTGCAGGCCATCGCGCAGCGTATTCACCGCAAGACCGTGCGGCTGGCCAAGGGGCTGGAGGCGGCGGGATTCAAGGTGGACCCGCAGGTCTATTTCGACACGATCACGGTGGATGTGGGCCCGTTGCAAGCGGCGGTGATGAAATCCGCCGTCGACGAGGGGATCAACCTGCGCCGCGTGGGCGAGCACCGCGTCGGCATCACGCTGGACGAGGCGACGCGGCCCAAGAATATCGAGGCGGTCTGGCGCGCCTTCGGGATCGAGAAAGCGGACGAGGATTTCAAGCCCGAGTACCGCGTGCCGGAAAAGATGCACCGGAAGAGCAAGTACCTGGAGCATCCGATTTTTCACATGAACCGGGCCGAGACCGAGATGATGCGTTATATGCGGCGGCTGGCGGACCGGGATCTGGCGCTGGACCGCGCGATGATCCCGCTGGGGTCGTGCACCATGAAGCTGAACGCGGCCGCCGAGATGATGCCGATCAGTATGCGGGAATTCGCGCGGTTGCACCCGTTCTGCCCGAAGGACCAGGCCGAAGGGTACCGCGTGATGATCGACGATCTGAGCGCGCGGCTGTGCGAGATCACCGGCTATGACGCCATGTCGATGCAGCCCAATTCGGGCGCGCAGGGGGAGTATGCGGGGCTGCTGACGATCGCGGCCTATCACGCCGCGAGTGGCGAGGGGCATCGTAATGTCTGCCTGATTCCGATGTCCGCGCATGGCACCAACCCGGCCAGTGCGCAGATGGTGGGCTGGAAGGTGGTGCCGGTGAAGTCGGCGGCGAACGGGGATATCGACCTGGAGGATTTCCGCGCCAAGGCGGAGGCCAATGCCGAGAATCTCGCCGGCTGCATGATCACCTATCCCAGCACGCATGGCGTGTTCGAGGAAACCGTGCTGGAGGTGTGCAAGATCACCCATGATCACGGCGGCCAAGTCTATATCGACGGGGCGAACCTGAATGCCATGGTGGGGCTGTCGCGGCCCGGGGATTTGGGCGGCGACGTCAGCCACCTGAACCTGCACAAGACTTTCTGCATTCCGCATGGCGGGGGCGGGCCCGGCATGGGGCCGATTGGCGTGAAGGCGCATCTGGCACCGCATCTGCCCGGCGATCCGCGCGGGCAGGAAGACGGGCCCGGGCCGGTGTCGGCGGCGCCTTACGGGTCGGCCTCGATCCTGCCGATCAGCTGGGCCTATACGCTGCTAATGGGCGGCGATGGGCTGACCCAGGCGACGCGGGTGGCGATTTTGAACGCCAACTACATCGCCAAGCGGCTGGAGGGCGCGTATGACGTGCTGTACCGGGGGCGCAATGACCGGGTGGCGCACGAGTGCATCCTGGACACGCGGCCTTTTGCCGAGAGTGCGGGCGTGACGGTGGACGACATCGCCAAGCGGCTGATGGATTGCGGGTTTCACGCGCCGACGATGAGCTGGCCCGTGGCCGGGACGCTGATGATCGAGCCGACGGAGAGCGAGACCAAGGCGGAGCTGGACCGGTTCTGCGACGCGATGCTGGCGATCCGCGAGGAAATCCGCGCCATCGAGGATGGCACGATGGACCGCGAGAACAATCCGCTGAAACATGCGCCGCACACGATGGAGGATCTCGTGCGGGAGTGGGACCGGCCCTATGACCGCGAGCAGGCCTGTTTCCCGCCGGGCGCGTTCCGGGTGGACAAGTACTGGCCGCCGGTGAACCGGGTCGACAACGTCTTTGGCGACCGGAACCTGGTGTGCACCTGCCCGCCGATGGACGAATATGCCGAGGCGGCGGAGTGA
- a CDS encoding inositol monophosphatase, whose protein sequence is MTETLPIPVSSPLTKAQKAALINLVRRAARAEIMPRFRNLASAQVTTKSGPDDLVTEADHAAEAMIARGLQQMFPHALVVGEEAAAADPALRGKLAEAELAFILDPVDGTWNFVNGLAVFGVIVSVTRFGKPVFGLLYDPVMDDFIAAEEDGPAQMTRATGRARPVSTSKGGEIDSLSGYVHFSLMDRAVQEQLAPLIPKFGRTGSLRCSCHEYRMLAQGHADFLLSSTLNPWDHAAGALIVQRAGGVARMLDGRDYNAGIETGYLLAAANDASWQKLHEAFAILVEDDAA, encoded by the coding sequence ATGACGGAAACCCTGCCCATCCCCGTTTCATCGCCGCTGACCAAGGCGCAGAAGGCCGCACTCATCAACCTTGTCCGCCGCGCCGCCCGGGCCGAGATCATGCCGCGCTTCCGCAACCTCGCCAGCGCCCAGGTCACCACCAAATCCGGCCCCGACGACCTGGTGACCGAGGCCGACCACGCCGCCGAGGCAATGATCGCGCGCGGCCTGCAACAAATGTTCCCCCACGCCCTCGTCGTGGGCGAGGAAGCCGCCGCCGCCGACCCTGCTCTGCGCGGCAAGCTGGCCGAGGCCGAGCTTGCCTTCATCCTCGATCCCGTCGACGGCACGTGGAACTTCGTCAATGGTCTGGCAGTGTTCGGCGTCATCGTCTCGGTCACCCGCTTCGGCAAACCGGTCTTCGGCCTGCTCTACGATCCCGTCATGGACGATTTCATCGCCGCCGAAGAGGACGGCCCGGCGCAGATGACCCGCGCCACGGGCCGCGCCCGCCCGGTCTCGACCTCGAAAGGCGGCGAGATCGACAGCCTTTCGGGCTACGTTCACTTCTCGTTGATGGACCGCGCGGTACAGGAACAGCTGGCACCGCTCATCCCGAAATTCGGCCGCACGGGCTCGCTGCGCTGCTCGTGCCATGAATACCGGATGCTGGCGCAGGGCCACGCCGATTTCCTGCTGTCGTCCACGCTCAACCCGTGGGACCATGCGGCCGGTGCGCTGATCGTCCAACGCGCCGGCGGCGTTGCGCGCATGCTCGACGGCCGCGATTACAACGCCGGGATCGAAACCGGCTACCTGCTCGCCGCCGCGAACGACGCCAGCTGGCAAAAGCTGCACGAAGCGTTCGCGATACTGGTCGAGGACGACGCCGCTTAA